In the genome of Rhizobium sp. NZLR1, one region contains:
- a CDS encoding fumarylacetoacetate hydrolase family protein → MKLTSFEIAGRTSYGLVVEGGLVDLGRRFPEAPTLRDFLAAGFLDRLGPLASSEADISTDDVAFAPVIPNPDKIICVGLNYHDHVVESGRSVTARPVLFARYSGSQVGQGQPLVKPHESDEFDYEGELAVIIGKGGRRIEEAQALRHVAGYACYNDGSVRDWQKHTSQFMPGKTFASTGAFGPWMVTTDEIPDPTRLTLTTRLNGQTVQHTSLDLMITSIPSLIAYCSTILPLVPGDVIVSGTPGGVGSKRTPPLWMRDGDRVEVEISGIGILSNRVTDERRLSGVGKEYPISAVANRSP, encoded by the coding sequence ATGAAGTTGACTTCCTTTGAGATTGCCGGGCGCACAAGTTACGGGCTCGTCGTTGAGGGCGGCCTTGTCGATCTTGGCCGCCGTTTTCCGGAAGCCCCGACGCTCCGTGACTTCCTCGCTGCCGGCTTTCTGGATCGGCTTGGCCCGCTGGCGAGCAGCGAGGCAGACATCTCAACCGATGACGTCGCCTTTGCGCCGGTTATCCCCAATCCCGATAAAATCATCTGTGTGGGTTTGAACTATCATGATCATGTCGTTGAAAGCGGGCGCAGCGTGACGGCCAGGCCGGTTTTGTTCGCGAGATATAGCGGAAGCCAGGTCGGACAGGGGCAGCCGTTGGTAAAACCCCATGAATCGGATGAGTTTGACTATGAGGGAGAGCTCGCCGTCATCATCGGCAAGGGCGGTCGTCGCATTGAGGAGGCGCAGGCGCTGAGACACGTCGCCGGATATGCCTGCTACAATGATGGATCGGTTCGCGACTGGCAAAAACATACAAGCCAATTCATGCCGGGTAAGACCTTTGCATCCACCGGTGCCTTCGGTCCCTGGATGGTGACGACGGACGAGATCCCGGATCCCACCAGGCTGACACTGACAACGCGGCTCAACGGACAGACGGTCCAACACACGTCGCTTGATCTGATGATTACCTCGATACCTTCGTTGATCGCCTATTGCTCCACAATCCTTCCGCTTGTTCCTGGCGATGTCATCGTTTCCGGCACGCCAGGCGGTGTCGGTTCCAAGCGAACGCCGCCCCTGTGGATGCGGGACGGCGACCGCGTCGAGGTGGAAATTTCGGGCATCGGTATCCTCAGCAATAGGGTGACCGACGAAAGACGCTTGTCCGGCGTTGGCAAGGAGTATCCGATTTCTGCTGTTGCCAATCGGTCGCCATAG
- a CDS encoding VOC family protein, translating into MSWGAIARMGYVCLHSQDLTAAGDHAKSILGLTETLRTGNGIFLSSAARLHHELVYLDAPSNAVGHFGLVAADLNGLDSIRLRVREAGLRVVAETPLLPGVADGFSFEGPEGFVYEIYVDMLSQSYVPLPHRPERYGHINLHPKNPTAYAEFLVKILDFKISDVIGDGFGYFLRCNSEHHGIALITGRGTLHHHAWQVQSLVQLGELGDRLWEAGSRLLMGPVRHGESGRNIAAYYVEPTGAVVELYADMRHIYDDNAPVNHMSSATIDWATQWSKYDATEFRSHGVLPTTEIITSR; encoded by the coding sequence ATGTCATGGGGAGCGATCGCGCGTATGGGATATGTGTGCCTGCACTCGCAGGATCTAACCGCTGCTGGAGACCATGCGAAGAGCATTCTCGGACTGACAGAGACCCTTCGTACGGGAAACGGCATTTTCCTGTCGTCAGCTGCACGTCTGCATCATGAGCTCGTTTATCTGGATGCTCCGTCAAATGCGGTCGGTCACTTCGGACTGGTCGCCGCGGACCTGAACGGGCTCGATTCCATCCGCCTGCGGGTCCGGGAAGCGGGATTGCGGGTGGTGGCCGAAACCCCGTTATTACCGGGGGTGGCGGACGGGTTCAGTTTTGAAGGACCGGAGGGCTTTGTCTACGAAATCTATGTCGACATGCTGAGCCAGTCATACGTGCCGTTGCCTCACCGGCCGGAGCGCTACGGCCATATCAACCTCCACCCCAAAAATCCGACGGCTTATGCGGAATTTCTGGTCAAGATTCTCGATTTCAAGATCAGTGATGTCATCGGCGATGGCTTTGGCTACTTTCTGCGGTGCAACTCCGAACACCATGGAATAGCGCTCATCACAGGGCGAGGAACCTTACATCATCATGCCTGGCAAGTTCAGAGCCTCGTGCAACTCGGCGAACTGGGCGACCGCCTTTGGGAGGCGGGCTCGCGACTACTGATGGGGCCCGTACGCCATGGTGAAAGCGGCCGCAATATCGCGGCTTATTATGTGGAGCCGACAGGCGCCGTTGTCGAACTCTATGCCGATATGCGTCACATCTATGACGACAATGCACCGGTCAACCATATGTCGTCGGCAACGATCGATTGGGCAACGCAATGGTCCAAATATGATGCGACAGAGTTCCGTTCCCACGGAGTATTGCCGACGACGGAGATTATCACTTCCCGATAG
- a CDS encoding HlyD family secretion protein yields the protein MRIPGPFLIAVALAASAGFYVYFNRAESSSATQSTDDAYVQADFTNVASRIGGVVSKVLVEENKLVSAGDTVVVLDDRDLRIALQNAEAALTAGEASTRTTEAQIRQQGAIIAQASAKVEADDAMLALAQTNELRAKSLIENNATAQQGYDKAVADLATAVATHASDVAALDAAKAQIDILNSQLEGSHAALAQARTKLADARLQLSYATITAPISGTVGQKSVRTGAYIGVGTSLLSIVPLDQIYVRANFRETQLARVRSGQSVIITVDALPNLEFKGAVDSIGPASGSTYSAVASQNATGNFTKIAQRLPVRIHLEPGQKGADSLRVGMSVVPEIRVD from the coding sequence ATGCGTATCCCCGGGCCATTTCTTATAGCTGTCGCTCTCGCCGCTTCCGCCGGCTTTTATGTCTATTTCAATCGTGCGGAGTCGTCTTCTGCCACACAATCCACCGACGATGCCTATGTTCAAGCAGATTTCACCAATGTCGCCTCGCGTATCGGAGGCGTCGTTTCTAAAGTGCTCGTCGAGGAGAACAAGCTCGTATCCGCAGGCGACACGGTGGTTGTGCTCGACGACCGCGATCTGAGAATCGCGTTGCAGAATGCGGAAGCGGCTTTGACAGCGGGCGAAGCCAGCACAAGAACCACCGAGGCTCAGATTCGGCAGCAAGGTGCGATAATCGCGCAGGCCTCTGCCAAAGTCGAGGCCGACGATGCCATGCTCGCCCTGGCGCAAACGAACGAGTTGCGGGCAAAGTCACTGATAGAAAACAATGCGACCGCCCAGCAAGGCTATGACAAGGCCGTGGCCGACCTTGCGACAGCCGTTGCGACCCATGCGAGCGACGTGGCAGCGTTGGATGCGGCCAAGGCGCAAATCGATATCCTCAATAGTCAACTCGAAGGCTCGCACGCAGCTCTCGCCCAGGCCCGTACCAAACTCGCAGACGCTAGGCTACAGCTCTCATATGCCACAATCACCGCGCCGATTTCCGGTACGGTCGGTCAGAAATCGGTCCGAACTGGCGCCTATATCGGCGTCGGCACTTCGCTCCTGTCCATTGTGCCGCTGGATCAGATATACGTGCGTGCCAATTTTCGTGAAACCCAGTTGGCGCGTGTGCGTTCGGGGCAGAGTGTCATTATCACCGTGGACGCTCTTCCCAATCTCGAATTCAAGGGTGCCGTCGACAGCATTGGGCCAGCAAGCGGATCCACTTATTCAGCCGTCGCATCGCAAAACGCGACTGGGAACTTCACCAAGATTGCACAGCGTCTGCCAGTTCGCATTCACCTTGAGCCTGGGCAGAAGGGGGCCGACAGTCTAAGAGTTGGAATGTCCGTCGTTCCTGAAATCCGTGTCGATTAG
- a CDS encoding MFS transporter, producing MLGIFVSAMMAGLNSRSGALGLADVRGALGFGTDDASWLNTFYSAGELMAMPFTTWFAITFTVRRFHLTMLTASALIAAVVPLTVNLNLLLTLRLVQGITAGALIPILMMMALSMLPPPIRLHGLALYAMTATFAPNVAIWIVGQWTDIVIDWRWLYWQFIPVALISGGLVAWALPKVPVQWKRFSSINWTSLAVGLPGLFLMVVALDQANRLDWFNSPLVSSALTAGAICLVAFAISEWSHPAPFIKFQLLARRNLAVGFTIFIFLLTTFLSGTVLPTSFMTSNWGYRALQNAPIGLIIGLPQLIAGSLVALLLYRKWVDARYVMAAGLTLVGLACLRAAQLDALWTWEQLIPVQILHAIGQPMAVVSMLFLATSVVQPMEGQYISGFVNVSRSLATVMGGAFVNHLLEIREHFHSWLLTDRFGMIAQILPQAANAADVSSIFDTQALTLATADVYRVLGLLAFLLVPLTLAMQYIPAPNLPSKALGSKNNG from the coding sequence TTGCTTGGCATCTTCGTCTCGGCGATGATGGCGGGGCTCAACAGCCGAAGTGGCGCTCTGGGATTGGCAGACGTCCGTGGCGCTCTCGGCTTTGGCACGGACGACGCATCGTGGCTCAACACCTTCTATTCGGCCGGTGAGCTGATGGCGATGCCGTTCACCACTTGGTTTGCGATTACCTTCACTGTGCGGCGGTTTCATCTGACCATGCTGACGGCTTCCGCGCTGATCGCGGCAGTCGTGCCATTGACGGTGAACCTGAACCTGCTTCTCACCCTGCGCCTCGTACAAGGCATTACCGCCGGTGCGCTTATCCCGATCCTTATGATGATGGCGCTCAGTATGTTGCCACCACCGATCCGCCTCCATGGGCTTGCGCTATATGCGATGACCGCGACCTTCGCACCAAATGTCGCCATCTGGATTGTCGGACAATGGACAGATATCGTCATCGATTGGCGCTGGCTTTACTGGCAGTTCATCCCTGTCGCCCTGATCTCAGGTGGACTGGTCGCCTGGGCTCTGCCGAAAGTGCCGGTACAATGGAAGCGATTCTCTTCAATCAATTGGACTTCGCTCGCTGTCGGGCTGCCCGGTCTGTTCCTGATGGTCGTGGCTCTCGATCAGGCGAACCGTCTCGACTGGTTCAATTCGCCGCTTGTCAGCAGCGCGTTGACCGCAGGCGCAATCTGCCTCGTGGCATTTGCCATATCCGAATGGTCGCATCCTGCTCCCTTTATCAAGTTCCAGCTGCTGGCGCGGCGGAACCTGGCAGTCGGTTTCACGATCTTCATATTCCTCCTCACGACATTTCTATCGGGTACGGTGCTGCCAACTTCGTTCATGACTTCGAACTGGGGCTATCGTGCACTACAAAACGCGCCGATCGGCTTGATCATCGGGCTGCCGCAACTGATCGCAGGCTCTCTTGTGGCGCTACTGCTTTACCGCAAATGGGTGGATGCCCGTTACGTCATGGCCGCAGGCCTCACATTAGTCGGTCTTGCATGCCTGCGAGCGGCGCAACTCGATGCACTGTGGACGTGGGAGCAGCTCATTCCGGTCCAGATCCTTCATGCGATTGGCCAGCCTATGGCGGTGGTCTCCATGCTGTTCCTTGCGACGTCCGTCGTGCAGCCGATGGAGGGCCAATACATCTCGGGCTTCGTCAATGTCTCGCGGTCGCTCGCAACGGTCATGGGCGGGGCGTTCGTCAATCACCTCCTCGAGATCCGCGAGCATTTTCACTCCTGGCTTTTGACAGATCGATTTGGAATGATCGCTCAAATACTCCCGCAAGCGGCGAATGCCGCCGACGTCAGCAGCATATTCGATACGCAGGCGCTGACGCTGGCCACAGCCGATGTCTATCGCGTCCTCGGCCTCCTCGCCTTCCTGCTCGTGCCTCTCACGCTTGCAATGCAATACATCCCCGCGCCGAATTTGCCTTCCAAGGCGCTCGGATCCAAGAACAACGGATAA
- a CDS encoding isochorismatase family protein, with the protein MTDTPNPNGAELHTDISRRALLSTIAGAAALSIVAPTPSNAEAIKSNSPTTKESTMSSGKVHFTPENSAILLVDHQPGVLGMVGSLPHDVVIRNTSMLARLGDQLGIPLVITSTRETIEFLGTTLKEVREAAPTAYEKRIRRGGSLDAFSDPAFVAAVKATGRKNLIIAGILTDVCLAHSVKSALAAGYHVEVVADASGTTTPLADAVTYDLLRDLGATVTTAYGVLFDLYPDLSKPEGLKAEAVATASAAPSK; encoded by the coding sequence ATGACAGACACGCCAAACCCAAATGGCGCTGAGTTGCACACGGATATCTCGCGCCGCGCGCTTCTTTCAACGATCGCCGGAGCCGCTGCCCTGAGCATCGTCGCTCCGACACCATCCAATGCAGAAGCAATCAAGTCAAATAGTCCCACCACCAAGGAAAGTACCATGAGCTCGGGTAAAGTTCACTTCACGCCGGAAAACTCCGCTATCCTCCTCGTCGATCACCAGCCGGGCGTCCTTGGCATGGTCGGTAGCCTTCCGCATGATGTGGTCATTCGCAACACTTCGATGCTGGCACGCCTCGGTGACCAACTTGGGATTCCGTTGGTGATCACCTCTACCCGGGAAACGATCGAGTTCCTTGGCACGACGCTCAAGGAAGTGCGTGAAGCCGCGCCGACAGCCTACGAGAAGCGTATCCGTCGCGGTGGCTCCCTCGATGCCTTCTCTGATCCGGCCTTTGTCGCGGCGGTTAAGGCGACAGGCCGTAAGAACCTCATCATCGCCGGCATTCTGACGGATGTTTGCCTGGCGCATTCAGTGAAGTCGGCGCTTGCTGCCGGCTACCACGTCGAAGTTGTCGCCGACGCCAGTGGAACCACCACGCCGCTCGCTGACGCTGTGACCTATGATTTGCTGCGAGATCTCGGCGCAACGGTCACCACCGCCTATGGCGTCTTGTTCGATCTCTATCCGGATCTGTCCAAGCCCGAAGGGCTCAAAGCCGAAGCTGTGGCCACGGCTTCCGCTGCCCCTTCGAAGTAA
- a CDS encoding FAD-dependent oxidoreductase, translated as MHKKAILVIGGGAAGHQIAYQLRDVASVTLVDPKTYWEVPMAVPRLLVDPAALSARIGYGTFLGSGRHVQGKVVQLGEAAARVALTDGGEETLDFDYAVIATGSRYLDPLIKAQAPSEQERAAELQDMNQRLKAARSIAVVGGGPVGIETAAELRETLPGAKVTLIHAGRTVLDKAPSKFPAWAQQYLRSKDVEIIVNDLVVTPTLGEQPKDRKVVTRAGRAVAADVIIWAAGTQPVTDFVASSWPGAVDRNGHVKVDEHLRVPGHPRVFAVGDITNLPENRLAIIAGLHAKSVVANIKKLLSAREGSDMRLKPYKPARPGKGMGRMMVVTLGRTDGLTSLPFGQFRASFLAKKIKAHDMLVGMSRKALGL; from the coding sequence ATGCACAAGAAAGCCATCCTCGTCATTGGCGGAGGGGCTGCCGGGCATCAGATCGCCTATCAATTGCGCGATGTTGCCAGCGTTACCCTTGTCGATCCTAAGACCTATTGGGAGGTGCCAATGGCGGTGCCACGGCTCCTCGTTGATCCGGCCGCACTCAGCGCTCGAATTGGATATGGCACGTTTCTCGGTAGCGGGCGGCACGTGCAGGGCAAGGTTGTGCAGCTCGGTGAAGCGGCCGCACGCGTCGCCCTTACCGATGGCGGCGAAGAGACCTTGGACTTCGACTACGCGGTCATTGCCACGGGATCACGTTATCTCGATCCCTTGATCAAGGCGCAGGCTCCAAGCGAACAGGAGCGCGCGGCGGAACTGCAGGATATGAACCAGCGCCTGAAGGCTGCCCGGTCGATAGCAGTCGTTGGCGGTGGTCCAGTCGGGATCGAGACCGCGGCGGAATTGCGAGAGACGCTGCCGGGTGCGAAAGTGACACTCATTCACGCTGGCCGGACCGTCCTCGACAAGGCACCGAGCAAATTTCCTGCATGGGCGCAGCAATATCTGCGCTCGAAAGATGTCGAGATCATCGTCAATGATCTCGTCGTCACCCCGACCCTTGGTGAACAGCCTAAGGACCGCAAGGTTGTGACGCGTGCTGGTCGCGCCGTCGCGGCCGATGTCATCATCTGGGCGGCCGGGACGCAGCCCGTCACCGATTTTGTGGCCTCCTCCTGGCCGGGAGCGGTCGACAGGAACGGGCACGTGAAGGTCGACGAACATTTGCGTGTCCCTGGCCATCCGAGAGTGTTTGCTGTCGGCGATATCACCAACCTTCCGGAAAACCGGCTTGCCATTATCGCCGGCCTTCACGCCAAGTCTGTCGTCGCCAATATCAAGAAGCTGCTCTCGGCAAGAGAGGGGTCAGATATGCGGCTTAAGCCCTACAAGCCGGCCCGACCCGGAAAGGGTATGGGCAGGATGATGGTGGTCACGCTTGGCCGAACGGATGGGCTGACTTCGCTACCCTTCGGTCAATTCCGCGCATCGTTCCTCGCCAAGAAGATCAAAGCCCACGACATGCTCGTTGGTATGTCGCGGAAGGCATTGGGCCTTTGA
- a CDS encoding pirin family protein produces the protein MTSQSRQIVYRSAGQSHGPIIRLINPSDIGQLVKPFVFLDLFEITTAQRRGFVPHPHSGIATLTVFLEGSMTYRDTTGKSGSLASGAVEWMRAGSGVWHGGEPAPGQPARGFQLWVALPPELELSPAESLYLDADRIAQVGPARVILGSYHGTSSPIAYPVALTYLYVRLKDGETWTYEPSADHNVAWLATNAGKVHTAGTVLEREVAVFAQGNEAIKLLAEGDTELVIASAAKHPYALVTGSSSVHTSRENLLVGERTIADLQRSAQFAALSVR, from the coding sequence ATGACCTCCCAGTCACGTCAGATCGTTTATCGTAGCGCTGGTCAGTCCCACGGGCCAATCATCCGCCTGATCAATCCAAGCGATATTGGTCAGCTCGTCAAGCCGTTCGTATTCCTGGATTTGTTTGAAATCACGACGGCACAACGGCGGGGTTTCGTGCCTCATCCCCATTCTGGCATCGCCACTTTGACGGTATTTCTGGAGGGGAGCATGACCTATCGCGACACGACCGGCAAAAGCGGTTCGCTGGCGAGCGGTGCGGTTGAATGGATGCGCGCCGGAAGCGGCGTATGGCATGGCGGTGAACCGGCGCCCGGTCAGCCCGCTCGTGGTTTCCAGCTGTGGGTCGCCCTTCCACCCGAACTCGAACTGAGCCCTGCCGAAAGCCTCTATCTCGATGCCGATCGAATTGCGCAAGTCGGTCCGGCGCGCGTCATTCTTGGAAGCTACCATGGCACGTCAAGTCCGATCGCTTATCCTGTCGCGCTTACCTACCTGTATGTTCGACTGAAGGACGGAGAGACATGGACTTATGAGCCGTCTGCCGATCATAACGTGGCCTGGCTGGCCACAAATGCCGGGAAGGTCCATACGGCGGGAACTGTTCTCGAGCGCGAGGTCGCCGTCTTTGCCCAGGGAAATGAGGCGATAAAGCTGTTGGCGGAAGGTGATACAGAGCTCGTCATAGCATCGGCCGCCAAGCATCCATATGCGTTAGTGACCGGTTCCTCGTCGGTCCACACGAGCAGGGAAAATTTGCTCGTGGGAGAGCGCACCATAGCCGACCTGCAGCGCAGTGCCCAGTTCGCGGCACTATCCGTGCGCTGA
- a CDS encoding LLM class flavin-dependent oxidoreductase — protein MQIGINSFAALNPDSETGRVPTSCEKLGDLIEEIALADQVGIDVFGVGEHHRPDFADASPAVILAAAATRTHRIRLTSAVSVLSTADPVRLFQDFATLDLLSKGRAELVVGRGSFGEAYPLFGYQPQDYDGLFAEKLDLLLALRGTTHVNWSGRFRAPLTGQGVYPRPVQDEIPVWVGVGGTPASFARAGMLGVPLMIAIIGGSFERFRPLIDLYRRAGMAAGHPPDRLKVGIHVTGFLADSVAEARDAFFPGWAYAFSHVGKERGWGPVTRDQFDASCGSGGSFLIGDPRTVIEKVRKASATLGGISRLSFQMSAATCGPVKMARSIELIGRVVAPALRQPSTIIQLPAATSVSA, from the coding sequence ATGCAAATCGGCATCAACAGCTTTGCGGCCCTTAATCCGGACAGCGAGACAGGCCGCGTGCCCACGTCTTGCGAGAAACTCGGTGACCTAATCGAAGAAATCGCGCTGGCTGATCAAGTTGGTATCGACGTATTCGGCGTGGGAGAGCATCACCGGCCGGACTTTGCGGACGCTTCTCCAGCCGTCATTCTGGCGGCTGCCGCGACCCGCACTCATCGCATCCGCCTAACCAGCGCCGTGTCGGTGCTAAGTACTGCGGACCCGGTTCGGCTTTTCCAGGATTTTGCAACCCTCGACCTGTTGTCGAAAGGTCGGGCCGAGCTTGTCGTCGGGCGTGGCTCGTTCGGAGAAGCCTACCCGCTGTTCGGCTATCAGCCACAGGATTACGATGGGCTCTTTGCCGAGAAGCTCGATCTGCTTCTGGCCCTTCGCGGAACAACGCATGTCAATTGGTCCGGTCGTTTTCGCGCGCCCTTGACCGGACAGGGCGTCTATCCGCGCCCCGTTCAGGACGAGATACCGGTCTGGGTCGGCGTCGGAGGCACGCCAGCCTCGTTCGCCCGAGCGGGGATGCTTGGGGTGCCGCTGATGATTGCCATTATCGGTGGATCGTTTGAGCGCTTCCGTCCCCTCATCGATCTTTATCGACGCGCCGGCATGGCGGCGGGGCATCCCCCCGATCGTCTTAAGGTCGGAATTCACGTGACCGGCTTCCTCGCAGATAGCGTGGCCGAAGCGAGGGATGCCTTCTTTCCGGGCTGGGCATACGCCTTTTCCCACGTCGGAAAAGAGCGCGGCTGGGGACCGGTCACACGGGATCAATTTGACGCCTCGTGCGGGTCGGGCGGTAGCTTTCTGATCGGTGATCCCCGTACGGTCATCGAGAAGGTCAGGAAGGCGTCTGCGACGCTCGGCGGCATCTCGCGTCTGTCGTTTCAGATGAGTGCTGCCACCTGCGGGCCGGTGAAGATGGCCCGCTCGATCGAACTGATCGGTCGTGTCGTTGCCCCTGCCCTTCGTCAGCCATCGACAATCATCCAGCTTCCTGCGGCGACGTCCGTGTCAGCCTGA
- a CDS encoding DoxX family protein, whose product MSATLLATSAIPNKKIRIASWVLQILAAAAFIASGSAKLAGVPMMVAIFDQIGIGQWFRIVTGLVEITGAIALLVPAIAGLGGLLLATTMAFGVLTHLLVIGGNPGPAIVLLLITGTVAYLRRASLSKLLGGR is encoded by the coding sequence ATGAGTGCGACACTTTTGGCCACTTCGGCCATCCCCAACAAGAAGATCAGGATTGCCTCCTGGGTCTTGCAGATCCTGGCGGCAGCAGCGTTCATCGCCTCCGGTAGCGCCAAGCTTGCCGGTGTGCCGATGATGGTGGCTATTTTCGACCAGATCGGGATCGGCCAGTGGTTCCGGATCGTCACCGGCCTTGTCGAGATAACCGGGGCCATTGCCCTGCTGGTCCCGGCCATCGCCGGCCTCGGCGGCCTGCTTCTTGCGACCACCATGGCGTTCGGCGTGCTCACCCATTTGCTGGTGATTGGCGGGAACCCTGGCCCGGCGATCGTTCTCCTGTTGATCACCGGCACGGTCGCGTATCTGCGGCGCGCCAGCCTCAGCAAGCTGCTCGGCGGCAGGTGA
- a CDS encoding NAD(P)H-dependent oxidoreductase has protein sequence MTILHIDSSILGGYSVSRTLSADIVTKQLALHPGASVIRRDLVIDAALHLAPDHLAVFQGASPSTPAIGQDVALGGSYIDDLFAADIIVIGAPMYNFSIPTQLKGWVDRVLVAGRTFRYTEKGPEGLLPKNKKVFIASARGGVYTGESPAAALDHQESYLIATLNFIGLSDVTVIRAEGLALGEEAKAAAIAAAKTEINALAA, from the coding sequence ATGACCATTCTTCATATCGACTCCAGCATTCTCGGTGGCTATTCCGTCAGCCGCACTCTCTCCGCAGACATCGTCACCAAGCAGCTTGCGCTTCATCCGGGCGCCTCGGTGATCCGCCGCGATCTCGTGATCGATGCAGCCCTGCACCTTGCGCCGGATCATCTGGCGGTCTTCCAGGGCGCTTCACCATCTACGCCCGCTATCGGTCAGGACGTCGCCCTCGGTGGTTCGTATATCGATGATCTTTTCGCTGCCGACATCATCGTCATTGGCGCCCCGATGTACAACTTCTCCATCCCGACGCAGCTCAAGGGCTGGGTGGACCGTGTCCTCGTTGCAGGCCGCACCTTCCGCTATACCGAAAAGGGCCCGGAAGGCCTCCTGCCCAAAAACAAGAAGGTGTTCATCGCCTCGGCCCGTGGCGGCGTCTACACCGGCGAGAGCCCGGCTGCGGCGCTCGACCATCAGGAAAGCTATCTCATCGCGACCTTGAACTTCATCGGTCTCTCGGATGTCACCGTCATTCGCGCCGAAGGTCTGGCGCTCGGCGAGGAAGCGAAGGCTGCCGCAATAGCCGCCGCTAAGACCGAAATCAACGCGCTTGCTGCCTGA
- a CDS encoding LysR family transcriptional regulator, translated as MLDGLSLDQVRTFIAAVDEGSFSAAGRKLNRAQSAVSDMVRALEIQLGVALFDRSGRYPQLTEAGRALLTNAREIVANVDAIKSRAKGISSGVEPELSVVIDVLFPIRVIAEVASEFRQRFPLVPLRLYVEVLGGTFLPLLDRRASVGIVGSLPMMPAGIASEALGGIAFAAVTAASHPLASWNGVIPKSELARHVQIVLTDRSDLSNGREFGVMSTQTWRLADLFAKHAFLLNGLGWGGMPLHAVEDDLKAGRLVELQIDEFPGAGFRMPMSAAYLTDDPPGPAGRWLIERLKDCSSRRGD; from the coding sequence ATGCTGGACGGTTTGTCGTTGGATCAGGTGCGAACATTCATTGCCGCGGTAGACGAGGGCAGTTTCTCGGCTGCCGGGCGCAAACTGAACCGCGCCCAGTCCGCCGTCAGCGACATGGTCCGCGCCCTGGAGATCCAGCTTGGTGTCGCTCTGTTCGATCGAAGCGGCCGATACCCACAGCTGACGGAAGCAGGGCGGGCGCTGCTTACGAATGCACGCGAGATCGTCGCCAATGTCGATGCGATTAAGTCGCGAGCCAAGGGCATCTCCAGCGGCGTGGAGCCGGAGTTATCGGTCGTGATAGACGTGTTGTTTCCAATCCGCGTGATCGCGGAGGTCGCCAGCGAGTTCAGACAGCGGTTTCCCTTGGTGCCGTTGAGATTGTATGTCGAGGTGCTTGGCGGCACGTTTCTGCCACTTCTCGATAGAAGGGCGAGCGTTGGCATCGTTGGATCACTACCAATGATGCCGGCCGGCATTGCTTCCGAGGCACTGGGTGGCATTGCCTTTGCGGCCGTTACGGCTGCCAGTCATCCGCTTGCGAGTTGGAACGGTGTCATTCCGAAAAGCGAGCTCGCGCGTCACGTCCAGATCGTGCTCACCGATCGCAGCGATCTGTCCAATGGAAGAGAGTTCGGTGTCATGTCGACCCAGACATGGCGGCTGGCCGACCTGTTCGCCAAACACGCATTCCTGCTAAACGGCCTGGGGTGGGGCGGAATGCCTCTGCACGCGGTCGAGGACGACCTGAAGGCCGGAAGGCTGGTGGAGTTGCAGATCGATGAGTTTCCTGGCGCCGGGTTCCGCATGCCGATGTCGGCCGCCTATCTCACGGACGATCCGCCGGGCCCTGCGGGCAGATGGTTGATCGAGCGACTAAAGGATTGTTCGTCACGCCGTGGCGATTAG